The Clostridia bacterium sequence TTTGATGGTGGAAATCCGGCAGGAGTTGTACTTGCTTCCGATGAGCTTTAAGAAAAAGATATGAAAAAACTTCTGGTATTATTGGATATAGTGAAACAGCCTTTGTGATGAAGTCGGAACTGGCAGATTTCAAGGTAAGGGTTTTACACCAATTGAAGAGGTTTACATCTGTTGACATGCTATGATAGCGGCATTTCTAGTATTATTGAACTAAAACATAGTTAAGCAAGGCAATTAAGAAACCAAAGCTGAAATTTTGAACGTACTTAGATTTGTATTGACATGTTTCATTATATACATATAAGCATCTACTCCATATTTTTTAAAGGTGTCCAAAAAGCTGCTGATATATTTCTGTGAATGGACAAAACAAAAATTTACATTTGCTATTCATCCAATTTTCCCAAGGAGCCTTGTTTATGAAAATATAAAAAGTAGCGGTGCATGGAAAGGGGTTTGCATTGAATCATTTGATAGTAGATTAGCCAATATCTCACTAGACCAAATAGGAAACATCATTCCGGTGCATGATATCAAAAAGCTTTAGAAGTGATCATTGACATCTTCTAAAGCTTTTTAATAGTTTATTGATATTAGTGGTCATGCCCTTCTTCAGCAGCTTTCGCATCTGCTTTAGTTTTATGAACTGTACCAAAGGGATGCTGAGGTGGTGCATAAATAGAATATAATTTCAGGGGCTTATTGCCTGTATTGATTAAGTTGTGCCATTTACCAGCAGGTATAATGAACGCATAGTCATCGCTGACATATGCCTGAAAATCCAACCTGTCTTTCGTATCACCCATTTTTACAAGTCCTTGACCTTCTTCAATACGTACAAATTGATCGAGATTGGGATGGATTTCCAAACCTATGTCTTCACCAACATTAATACTCATCAAGGTAAGCTGCAAATGGTTTCCTGTCCATAAGACAAGACGGAAGTTGTCGTTTTGCTTGGTGGCTTCCTCGATATCAACTACAAACGGATTAGGCCCATAATCCTTTAATATAATTGGGGTACTTGCCTTGGCTTGATTCATATAAGGAAGATATTGATTAGGTAACTGGCTCCATAAATCCGGGTTACACATTGGGGTATTGGCAAAGTAAGGACACTGGTACATATTATATGCGTTATACATTGGAGTGTTAGCATTATTTGGGTATTGATACATATTCGGGGCATTATACATAGTGCTCGTTCCTTTCATAAGCGTATAGTATATATTATGTTTTATGTAAAGGAGATGTGCTTTGATTTGCCGGAATGATACCTTTAGAGCAGTGCAGTATCATCAACATTCTTTTGCTTTCTAAATATGCAAAGCTGCTCAAAGTAGAGAAAAAAGTCTGTACTTAACAGGCTGCTAGATAAAAGAGAGTCGATATTTTCCCAGATATCCTGGATTAGAAGGGTAGTTGCCAGTGAATTCGGTTTCTCCTTTGTATCAATATATCCGTCAAGCTTAGTAAAATTTTTTTAAAATTATTCAAAAAATAGCCCATACAATGCAAAAATCTGCCAATGGAATGCCATATATCTCAAATGTTGGTAAGATTGGGCCGTATGTAAGCATTTGGAACAGTTGCGTCAATTACAAAATATATAGAAAAGTACAGATAATCAATATTGTAGCCGGAAGAACGAATAAACTGATACATAACATAAATCTGAATAGCGTCTCCAAGATGAAAGTGGCTAAACGATAACCTGTAAATTGTTACTGTTTAGCCACTTTTGTTCCCTGCCCCAATCACTTACACAGGGTTATTGCGAATACATGCATATTTGGGCAATAGGGCAAAGTAATTTCCTGTAAATTATCATTGTCAGGAATAGAGTAGCATTGAGCAAACAGTTTGCCTAGTATGGGTATGGTGTCTATACGATCCGGGCCGGTTTCCATTACGCTTCCGCTCCATACAATGGATTCATTAAAGAAGCCATTGTTAAGTGAATAATCTGTAAAATCCAGTGCCGATCTCTCAGTAAGCCCGCTTTCATATTCTAATAGCATAGTAGTAGGATGAGAAGTAAAATCACAACATCCTACTATAAAGATCTTTTTATATCTGCCGGGGTTGTCTAACACGATCTTTTGTCCGAGGCAGAGTATGTTGTCAAAAGCTTCTGATTTGTATTCAGGCAACTTGTAACTAATATCATTAAACTTTAGAACCGCGCTGCTTATTATTTTTTCATCCGCAACCAGATAGGTATGTCTTCCATGGTCTTCTACAAAGCTGGCATCACGAGTATTTCCCAAATCAGAAAATGCTCTGTTGTTCAAATAATCCTTCAAGTCAAGCAAATGGTTTTCCCTTATGTCCTTAGTCAACTCCTCACCATTAATTACTATGTTTTCAAAAACATAATCTTTATCGTATTCATATGTAGCTTGGAGCAGATTTTGTGCAAATTCTTCTTCAAGTACCGCAATCTCGAGGATTTTCTTTGCAGCTGCATAGGAGACTTCTTTCTTGAAAGCTTTATCTGAAGACAAACATGCTTTTATAATAAAGCCATATATTGAGTTCCATATAAAACCGATTCTATTAATATCGGATGCGTATTTTTCCAGTATTCCTATTTTGTTTTTCTTACCAAGATAGGCTAAGCTTTCACCGAAGTGAATCCTGTTGCGGTATAGCTGCTGCAACTGGACGAAGATGTGGGAGAAGAATACATCAGTGTCCATGAACTCCCTTATTTCCTGTTCTATATCATTACAGTTTTCCAGGGCTTTTGAGAAATTTATCATTTGTTCAAAAGTGTTGAATCCATTTACTTTTTCATACATGTATGAGATTCTCTCTCTTAATATATCCTGCCAACTACCTGTCAGGTGTGATGTGTCCTCATCCACTGACATGGTCAGCATGTACTTATTAAAACCATTCAAAAAATGTTCCTTTGGCAAGAAATCCCCATAATTCATAGGAGATGAGTCAATGCAAAACAAATTGTCATTACTGTCAATACCGTTTATTGTGCAGAAATGTTGACCGTGATACTGCTGATAAGCTACCTGAAACCATGGACACCAGAAAATATCAAGATTTATGGCAACTGGTCTGCCTTCACAAATTTCATTTCTGATTAATTTCAGAGCTTCTTTTGCGTCTTTGCAATTTTGCTCGGTCAGCTTTATTCCATGATATTTATGTAACAAATCTATTCTTGTGCTTAAATCAGATTTTGGGCTGAGGCACTTACCCAACAGATCCCCTTTAGTTTCATCAAATTCAAAGTCCCAATCCTTAAGGTAAAGCATCTGGTGATCCCTTCCAAGCCATGAAGCAAGGGAGGCGATCAAATCTTCATAGCAATTCCTTGTATCTTCATGTAAGGGTATTATGTCCTCAAGAATTATTTTATCTTTATTTCCGCTTTTAATATTTGCATTTTGTTCGATATACTTACTGAGATCACAAACTGTCGGGTAGGCATACATTTCACTCAGGAATAATTTGAAATCAAATTCCTTTTCTATTTCCATAATCAGCATATGAGTAGCAACGGAATTTCCACCTAATTCAAAAAAGTTATCATTTACGCTTAATTTGCCTATTCTAAGAACCTTCTTGAATAAGTTTAGTATTTTTTTCTCAAATATATTAGCTGGCTCATCACTGTCTGATGCGGTTGGAGACTTTTCCTCAAGATTTTGAATATCTATAACAGTATCTTTGAATTCTCCGTTTTGATATCTTGACGCTAGACTGGAACGTTTCAGTTTTCCGCTTACTGTTTTTGGAATGCTGCTGATAGGGACTATTTTTTGCACACCTAGTGAAGTTCTTTTGTTTATATGTCTGATAATCATGCTTGCAGTCAGATTTGTATCGGCAATATCTTCTCCTGCAGCCATAAATACTATGATTTCATCAGTATGCCTGCTGCTGTCATATACTCCCACTACTGCGATATCGCCGGTGCTGATAGTGTCCAGTTCAGTTGCCACTGCTTCGATATCATGAGGGTAGTAGTTTTTGCCGTTCAGTAAAATAATATCTTTGTGTCTGCCGGTTATAATAAGGCGGTTGTTTTTGATAAAACCCAGATCTCCTGTTCTCAGCCAGCCGTCCGGTGTAAAAACGCTCCGTGTCCGTTCTTCGTCATTGTAATACCCTAAAGAAAGCTGCCTTCCTGATAATTGTATATGTCCGATGTAACCTTCATCAAGCTCCTTGTCATTGTCATCGCAGATACGCATTTTACAGGAACTCAACGGATATCCTACATCAACAAAGGATACGCAATTGCTTTTGTCTTCCGGTATGTCATCGCTTATTTTATTTCCTGTAGTTGTCGTGTTTCTGTCCAGAGTGTATTGTATGATTTCAGAGCCGTATGGAGAAAAGGAAACAGCTGCACAAGCTTCCGCTATACCGTAGGAGGGAACGATAACAGTGTCTTTTATCTTGTGTACTGCCAGTATGCTCATGAATCTCTTACATAATTCATAGGAGATTGGTTCCGCACCGTTTATTATAATTCTTATACTGGACAGGTCACATTCCTTTAATGCATCCTCGCTATAATATGATAATAGATGGCTGAAGCCGAAATTAGGGCATCCTGTCATAGTTATCCGGTATTCAGAAGCTTTTTTCATCCACAAGAGCGGATTTTGAATGAATAACTGGGTTGGCATTACGTACTGGTTTATTCCGTTTATTACACCATGTATATTAAAAAATATCAAGCCCATGTTATGAGTAAGGGGAGACCAGTACAGGAAAGAATCTTTTTCCGTTATATCCAATGCTGATGTAGATGCTCTCAAATTTGTGAGTATTACTTCATGGGAGTTAATTACACCCTTAGGTTCTCCTGTAGAGCCGGACGAGAATTGAATAAGGGCTATATCATCTGGAAGAGCCTTTTCGATTTTTCCAGGCTCATTTGCTGATAAAGCTTCTTCCAGTACTAAAACCGGAAAGTCAGGGCAGATATCGTTATCACGAGTATTTTTCTCTTTTATGTAATAGCTAATGTGTTCAGAGGCTTGCCTGGTTGAAATTAGACACGGATCTTTAAGCACTTTCCAAATATTAAATGTTCTTGAATTCACATCCTCTATATTTCCACCGGATACAGGCACCGGAATAATACCACCCAGTATACATGCCCAAAATATATAGACAAAACTTTGATTGTCGTCTATACGTATAACCATCTCCTGTTTTGGTTTTACTCCGCTTAGCTGTAAGTAATGTAGAACTTTGAGGGATTTTTCATACAATTTGCTGTAGGGAATATATATAGTTTTTTCAGCATCCTCAATAAAATACAACCCTTTTTCATTGGTTTTCTTAAGACTTTCAAGATACTCAGATAGGGTAAAAAACATTACTTAATACACCTCCGTAAATTTGGATAATTTTACTGGCTTTAAGCCGGTAGTACAGATATGACTTGATAGATTGAAAAAAATGTCATATTGGAATGGTATCATCTTGTATATCCCATGTCAATAATTTACAGAATATAAAATATATGTTTACTATAGAGGCTTTTGATGTTGAGTAATGTAAATGTAGAAAGGGATAAAAGAAATACTATTCTATTGATAATTGTAGAAATATATTATAAAATTACCATATGTTACCTGGGAGGTGTATGATGATTATTGTTGCAATACTATCAATCGCGTTTGTCTTAAGACTTTTGACGCTTATTTTTTCTATAAAAAATGAAAGAAGGCTTAAAAATGAGGGGGCAATAGAATATGGAAAAAAAAACAGTACAGTTATGGCTGTATTGCATACGGTAATTTATTTGGGGACAATTACATATTCTGCCCTGAATAAACAGCAGTTTGATACCGTATCTTTTGTCGGTTTGCTTATATGGCTGTTCTCATTCATAATGCTGATACTCGTAATCTATCAACTCAGAGAGGTATGGACTGTAAAACTTCTTATCGCAAAAAAACATAAAATTAACAAAAGCTTCTTCTTTAAGTATATAAGGCATCCGAATTACTTTTTGAATATTATCCCTGAGTTGATTTCCATAACCCTCATCAGTAAATTTTACATGCTATTTATTGTCGTATTTCCTGTATATCTAATTACCTTGGTTTTAAGGATAACCGAAGAAGAACGGGTGATGAAGCAAAATTTTGCAGAATTTTAGCAGTTGTTAAGCCAGACTTGCTTTATATGCTGGGTCGGCTTAGTTTCAGCTTATAGAATTCATATTATTTAAAAGCTTGGATTGTTTATTATAGCAATTCAGGCTTTTTTATTGTTTGAGA is a genomic window containing:
- a CDS encoding cupin domain-containing protein; this encodes MYNAPNMYQYPNNANTPMYNAYNMYQCPYFANTPMCNPDLWSQLPNQYLPYMNQAKASTPIILKDYGPNPFVVDIEEATKQNDNFRLVLWTGNHLQLTLMSINVGEDIGLEIHPNLDQFVRIEEGQGLVKMGDTKDRLDFQAYVSDDYAFIIPAGKWHNLINTGNKPLKLYSIYAPPQHPFGTVHKTKADAKAAEEGHDH
- a CDS encoding AMP-binding protein — its product is MFFTLSEYLESLKKTNEKGLYFIEDAEKTIYIPYSKLYEKSLKVLHYLQLSGVKPKQEMVIRIDDNQSFVYIFWACILGGIIPVPVSGGNIEDVNSRTFNIWKVLKDPCLISTRQASEHISYYIKEKNTRDNDICPDFPVLVLEEALSANEPGKIEKALPDDIALIQFSSGSTGEPKGVINSHEVILTNLRASTSALDITEKDSFLYWSPLTHNMGLIFFNIHGVINGINQYVMPTQLFIQNPLLWMKKASEYRITMTGCPNFGFSHLLSYYSEDALKECDLSSIRIIINGAEPISYELCKRFMSILAVHKIKDTVIVPSYGIAEACAAVSFSPYGSEIIQYTLDRNTTTTGNKISDDIPEDKSNCVSFVDVGYPLSSCKMRICDDNDKELDEGYIGHIQLSGRQLSLGYYNDEERTRSVFTPDGWLRTGDLGFIKNNRLIITGRHKDIILLNGKNYYPHDIEAVATELDTISTGDIAVVGVYDSSRHTDEIIVFMAAGEDIADTNLTASMIIRHINKRTSLGVQKIVPISSIPKTVSGKLKRSSLASRYQNGEFKDTVIDIQNLEEKSPTASDSDEPANIFEKKILNLFKKVLRIGKLSVNDNFFELGGNSVATHMLIMEIEKEFDFKLFLSEMYAYPTVCDLSKYIEQNANIKSGNKDKIILEDIIPLHEDTRNCYEDLIASLASWLGRDHQMLYLKDWDFEFDETKGDLLGKCLSPKSDLSTRIDLLHKYHGIKLTEQNCKDAKEALKLIRNEICEGRPVAINLDIFWCPWFQVAYQQYHGQHFCTINGIDSNDNLFCIDSSPMNYGDFLPKEHFLNGFNKYMLTMSVDEDTSHLTGSWQDILRERISYMYEKVNGFNTFEQMINFSKALENCNDIEQEIREFMDTDVFFSHIFVQLQQLYRNRIHFGESLAYLGKKNKIGILEKYASDINRIGFIWNSIYGFIIKACLSSDKAFKKEVSYAAAKKILEIAVLEEEFAQNLLQATYEYDKDYVFENIVINGEELTKDIRENHLLDLKDYLNNRAFSDLGNTRDASFVEDHGRHTYLVADEKIISSAVLKFNDISYKLPEYKSEAFDNILCLGQKIVLDNPGRYKKIFIVGCCDFTSHPTTMLLEYESGLTERSALDFTDYSLNNGFFNESIVWSGSVMETGPDRIDTIPILGKLFAQCYSIPDNDNLQEITLPYCPNMHVFAITLCK
- a CDS encoding DUF1295 domain-containing protein; protein product: MIIVAILSIAFVLRLLTLIFSIKNERRLKNEGAIEYGKKNSTVMAVLHTVIYLGTITYSALNKQQFDTVSFVGLLIWLFSFIMLILVIYQLREVWTVKLLIAKKHKINKSFFFKYIRHPNYFLNIIPELISITLISKFYMLFIVVFPVYLITLVLRITEEERVMKQNFAEF